A part of Kitasatospora acidiphila genomic DNA contains:
- a CDS encoding PIG-L deacetylase family protein yields the protein MPQLPSLLAVFGHPDDESLVAGGVLAQHAASGARTAVVTATWAPGTHRAAELADAVRILGAGEPRMLGYADHRAPDSSTGPRLCDVPLDHVVADIVRHIRSFRPEVVLTHDAYGGLTGHPDHRQTHRAVVLAAGAAGLEHLYPEAGAPWQPAAMYAATHPHGAVADLGPLLTRVDKSVLSVPDELVDAVVDVRPWLETKLAAIRAHRSQIERERPLPGILSRLPDAERDRIIGTEYFTRIGARPGPGRMSELTTI from the coding sequence GACGACGAGTCGCTCGTCGCTGGCGGCGTCCTTGCCCAGCACGCCGCGTCGGGAGCGCGTACCGCGGTGGTGACCGCCACCTGGGCCCCGGGTACCCATCGCGCGGCCGAACTGGCCGACGCCGTCAGGATCCTGGGAGCCGGGGAGCCACGGATGCTGGGGTACGCCGATCACCGCGCCCCGGACTCCTCCACCGGCCCGCGGCTGTGCGATGTGCCTCTGGACCACGTGGTGGCGGACATCGTGCGGCACATCCGCTCGTTCCGGCCCGAGGTCGTGCTCACCCACGATGCCTACGGCGGGCTGACCGGGCACCCGGACCACCGGCAGACCCACCGCGCGGTCGTGCTCGCCGCAGGCGCCGCCGGACTCGAACACCTCTACCCGGAGGCCGGCGCCCCCTGGCAGCCCGCGGCGATGTACGCGGCCACCCACCCCCACGGGGCGGTCGCGGACCTGGGTCCGCTGCTCACCCGAGTCGACAAGTCCGTACTCAGCGTGCCGGACGAGCTCGTCGACGCGGTCGTTGACGTCCGCCCGTGGCTGGAGACGAAGTTGGCCGCGATCCGCGCCCACCGCAGCCAGATCGAGCGGGAACGGCCACTGCCCGGCATCTTGTCGCGTCTGCCCGACGCCGAGCGGGATCGGATCATCGGGACCGAGTACTTCACGCGCATCGGCGCCCGGCCCGGACCTGGCCGCATGAGCGAGCTGACGACGATCTGA
- a CDS encoding methyltransferase domain-containing protein, whose product MRQPVAHSFTAVDHQPRPSDFVQVLDTLSCEPFYAAYKVRLRELLHPHPGARFLDVGAGTGAAALAMAQESGSIVAAIDCSTTMAGQARARGLPNVAVADAHLLPFRDASFDGAWADRVLQHVTNPGQLLVEMLRVIRPGGRIALADPDYDTQVLDITDQALARRVLRFRADVQLRNGTLAHQHAGLLSRLGVLDVTTEARTLVVRDPGEADNCLGLRTWADSAAEHGLLTRADAERFTAQFDEAVRTKRFTYALTFFLTSGTIAPNGCHDTSALKTEAWARRGQPALSP is encoded by the coding sequence ATGCGTCAACCCGTGGCCCACAGCTTCACCGCCGTCGACCATCAGCCCCGGCCGAGCGACTTCGTCCAGGTCCTGGACACGCTGAGCTGCGAGCCGTTCTACGCGGCCTACAAGGTCCGACTGCGCGAGCTTCTGCACCCGCACCCCGGGGCCCGGTTCCTCGATGTGGGCGCGGGGACGGGCGCCGCTGCCCTGGCCATGGCCCAGGAGTCCGGCAGCATCGTTGCGGCCATCGACTGCTCCACCACGATGGCCGGCCAGGCCCGCGCACGAGGCCTACCGAACGTCGCGGTCGCCGACGCCCACCTCCTGCCCTTCCGGGACGCCTCGTTCGATGGGGCCTGGGCCGACCGCGTCCTGCAGCACGTCACCAACCCGGGGCAGCTTCTCGTCGAGATGCTGCGGGTGATCCGGCCCGGTGGGCGGATCGCGCTCGCCGATCCCGACTACGACACCCAGGTCCTCGACATCACCGACCAGGCGCTGGCCCGCCGTGTCCTGCGCTTCCGGGCCGATGTCCAGCTCCGCAACGGCACCCTCGCCCATCAACACGCCGGCCTCCTGAGCCGCCTTGGCGTCCTCGACGTGACCACCGAGGCCCGCACGCTCGTCGTACGAGACCCCGGGGAGGCCGACAACTGCCTGGGGCTGCGGACTTGGGCGGACAGCGCGGCCGAACACGGCCTCCTCACCCGTGCCGATGCCGAGCGGTTCACGGCCCAGTTCGACGAAGCCGTCCGCACCAAACGCTTCACCTACGCCCTGACGTTCTTCCTCACCAGCGGCACCATCGCGCCGAACGGCTGCCATGACACCTCCGCTCTGAAGACCGAGGCCTGGGCCAGGCGCGGTCAGCCCGCGTTGTCCCCCTAA
- a CDS encoding 2'-5' RNA ligase family protein, whose product MESFFDRVRHRWPAGREDLHVHILPPPEISAVLFEHYRDLTHRDPLVPVGPEWLHVTLLHSGPMAEWHPGEVEALVDQLGTRLADAEPVTLTLHRPNVGAVALECSCTPGEPTRQLWRACAEEISSVTGNRFPLIPTVHYPHASIAYSTGKLAERAELKAWLSDHHTDPLTFIAHRVAVVAQQHDEREITWRLLAELPLGGAA is encoded by the coding sequence ATGGAGAGCTTCTTCGACCGCGTCCGCCACCGCTGGCCCGCCGGCCGGGAGGACCTGCACGTTCACATCCTCCCCCCGCCCGAGATCAGCGCCGTCTTGTTCGAGCACTACCGGGACCTGACCCACCGCGATCCGCTCGTGCCGGTGGGCCCCGAGTGGCTGCACGTCACCCTGCTGCACTCCGGCCCTATGGCCGAGTGGCATCCGGGCGAGGTCGAGGCACTGGTCGATCAGCTTGGCACGCGCCTGGCCGACGCAGAGCCGGTCACGCTGACCTTGCACCGGCCGAACGTGGGTGCTGTCGCGCTGGAGTGCTCCTGCACCCCCGGGGAACCGACACGGCAGCTGTGGCGAGCCTGCGCCGAGGAGATCAGCAGCGTCACCGGCAACCGGTTCCCTCTCATCCCCACCGTTCACTATCCACATGCCTCCATTGCCTACAGCACCGGCAAGTTGGCAGAGCGAGCCGAACTGAAGGCGTGGCTCTCCGATCACCACACCGATCCGCTCACCTTCATCGCACACCGCGTCGCGGTGGTCGCCCAGCAACACGACGAGCGGGAGATCACCTGGCGTCTGCTGGCTGAGCTTCCCCTTGGCGGCGCCGCGTGA
- a CDS encoding NUDIX domain-containing protein has translation MNGTSQTRRLAWDACVQLNTRTPLAPPTAAADAPKQLLHDAQTIDAVLAAVLDSGPPRGVATVIGQARQALLPGLVLRADFEQWCGATGAAAVGDGERQWPAFEDLVTALDDARPLLEAAETVLDAFARSSTWGWVTLDSQVVHKGSHLTVRRDHIRRPDGTDGTYEYIEVADTVRVLAINPNGEVVMVEDHFYLQAAQPVLHLPGGAVDPGEGVEQAGHRELEEETGWRAERLEVLGRIDPLRGAARTTSHLLLATGLSPGQPAREVAETGMRVRYVPAAEAVRLARTGGIREAGSLTALLLAELPSAWPAPAGSARPAA, from the coding sequence GTGAACGGTACAAGTCAGACGAGGCGGCTGGCCTGGGACGCGTGCGTGCAGCTCAACACCCGCACACCGCTTGCGCCTCCGACCGCGGCGGCCGACGCTCCCAAGCAACTGCTGCACGACGCGCAGACGATAGACGCTGTGCTGGCCGCCGTCCTCGATAGCGGCCCGCCCAGGGGTGTCGCCACTGTGATCGGCCAGGCCCGCCAGGCGCTCCTGCCCGGACTGGTACTCCGGGCCGACTTCGAACAGTGGTGCGGCGCAACGGGAGCGGCAGCAGTGGGCGACGGTGAGCGGCAATGGCCGGCATTCGAAGACCTCGTCACTGCGCTGGACGACGCCCGGCCGCTGCTTGAGGCGGCAGAGACCGTGCTCGACGCCTTTGCCCGCAGCTCGACCTGGGGATGGGTGACGCTGGACAGCCAGGTGGTCCACAAGGGCTCACACCTGACGGTCCGCCGGGACCACATCCGCCGCCCCGACGGCACGGACGGGACATACGAGTACATCGAGGTCGCCGACACCGTCCGGGTGCTCGCCATCAACCCAAACGGGGAAGTCGTGATGGTGGAGGACCACTTCTATCTCCAAGCCGCCCAGCCGGTGCTGCACCTCCCCGGTGGTGCCGTCGATCCAGGTGAAGGCGTGGAGCAGGCCGGGCACCGCGAGCTGGAAGAGGAGACCGGCTGGCGAGCCGAACGCCTGGAGGTACTCGGTCGGATCGACCCGCTTCGCGGGGCGGCCCGCACCACCAGCCACCTCTTGCTGGCAACCGGCCTGAGCCCTGGCCAGCCCGCCCGGGAGGTCGCCGAGACTGGGATGAGGGTTCGCTACGTTCCCGCCGCCGAGGCCGTCCGCCTGGCCCGCACCGGCGGGATCCGCGAGGCCGGCAGCCTGACCGCGCTGCTGCTCGCCGAACTGCCGTCCGCCTGGCCCGCACCGGCGGGATCCGCGAGGCCGGCAGCCTGA
- a CDS encoding P-loop NTPase family protein, with translation MSCHGRGIAIVGQDNLRRTVLQEHDVAHGANIGLIDTVARYALDHRFHVIIEGILATNHYGQMLTALLAEHRGRTCCFYLDVPFEETVRRHSMRPQASEFTAEDMASWYEEHDLLPGSVEQIITADTSLEEAVDLVVAAADLNCPEANPTERPRPGG, from the coding sequence TTGAGCTGCCACGGACGCGGAATCGCCATCGTTGGCCAAGACAACCTGCGTAGAACCGTCCTGCAGGAGCACGATGTCGCGCACGGCGCCAACATCGGCCTCATCGACACCGTCGCGCGCTACGCCTTGGACCACAGGTTTCACGTGATCATCGAGGGCATCCTGGCGACCAACCACTACGGTCAGATGCTCACCGCGCTGCTGGCCGAGCACCGCGGCCGCACCTGCTGCTTCTACCTCGACGTACCGTTCGAGGAAACGGTGCGCAGGCACTCAATGCGGCCACAGGCATCGGAGTTCACCGCCGAGGACATGGCGTCCTGGTACGAGGAGCACGATCTCCTGCCCGGGTCCGTGGAGCAGATCATCACTGCGGACACCTCGCTGGAGGAAGCCGTCGACTTGGTAGTCGCTGCCGCTGACCTCAACTGTCCTGAAGCCAACCCGACCGAACGCCCAAGGCCCGGCGGTTGA
- a CDS encoding M20 family metallopeptidase, whose product MTDDRPTSERFSLTLIPVAQQALAKIMKATGLTRADSINRAVQVYGFIAEEMHGGKELLLRDSAGNLERVHIV is encoded by the coding sequence ATGACCGACGATCGACCCACCAGTGAGCGGTTCAGTCTGACCCTGATCCCGGTTGCCCAGCAGGCCCTCGCCAAGATCATGAAGGCGACTGGGCTGACCAGGGCGGACTCCATCAATCGAGCGGTCCAGGTCTACGGATTCATCGCTGAGGAGATGCATGGTGGCAAGGAGCTGCTACTGCGCGACAGTGCGGGAAACCTGGAGCGGGTCCACATCGTCTGA
- a CDS encoding DUF2399 domain-containing protein: MTAASQPHQGPVMHLVGTPIGLTARTIQRTRPDSDGTRRIVLQGGKRLRDKHVDLMASTAPDPAALEAVLNEGRQGDRSFILGASTRTWSTVKARFADNAWPRAIDLVRAGAITLRCEVTDDLALGTPLRWHLTIAGRGQARLHKEAREATRNRITTTLQRARDAIRDLDALPDGIDPDDLQYLDDALVRELDRPVPAPKRTAILAAVARDLGAGIRHASPRAFSLAHTRNTKTWDDAISTLRESGIPTALVEAVGLRGHSRVGLGGPITALARGHHSRLDDLGIVLLPAAIAGLRLELRSRTLIVVENLQAAESLYDAFVPSSQRPGIIYHAGMPSHDILKHITGLADQAARVVIAPDADLGGTRIATAIWSSLTPSAQQSSMICDVGLAPAHTPQEPWSPDSPVWADLRTMLSSPAAPLAQGCLSRGYPVEQEGCVVEAVIALLNAELGP, translated from the coding sequence GTGACCGCCGCCAGCCAGCCCCACCAGGGGCCCGTCATGCATCTGGTAGGCACGCCGATCGGCCTGACAGCCCGCACCATCCAACGCACCCGCCCTGACAGCGACGGCACCCGCCGGATCGTCCTTCAGGGCGGAAAGCGGCTCCGGGACAAGCACGTAGACCTCATGGCCAGTACAGCGCCGGACCCGGCCGCTCTTGAAGCCGTTCTGAACGAGGGCCGTCAGGGAGACCGCAGCTTCATTCTCGGCGCCTCCACCCGCACGTGGAGCACCGTCAAGGCGCGCTTCGCCGACAACGCCTGGCCCCGAGCCATCGACCTCGTGCGCGCCGGAGCCATCACCTTGCGCTGCGAGGTCACCGATGACCTAGCTCTCGGCACCCCTCTCCGCTGGCACCTCACTATCGCTGGCCGAGGTCAGGCACGTCTGCACAAGGAGGCACGCGAAGCTACCCGTAACCGCATAACAACCACGCTGCAGCGCGCCCGCGACGCCATCCGGGACCTCGACGCGCTACCCGACGGCATAGACCCCGATGATCTCCAGTACCTCGACGACGCGCTCGTCCGGGAGTTGGACCGACCGGTGCCAGCCCCGAAGCGCACCGCCATCCTCGCCGCTGTGGCCCGCGACCTCGGTGCTGGAATACGCCACGCCAGCCCCCGGGCCTTCTCGCTCGCACACACCCGCAACACCAAGACCTGGGACGACGCGATCTCCACCCTTCGCGAGTCGGGTATTCCCACCGCGCTGGTCGAGGCGGTCGGCCTACGCGGCCACAGCCGCGTGGGGCTTGGAGGACCCATTACGGCCCTCGCGAGAGGCCACCACAGCCGCCTCGACGACCTCGGAATCGTCCTACTGCCGGCAGCCATCGCGGGCCTGCGGCTCGAGCTGCGCAGCAGGACCCTGATCGTGGTCGAGAACCTCCAAGCCGCGGAGTCCCTGTACGACGCATTCGTCCCGAGCAGCCAGCGGCCCGGGATCATCTACCACGCCGGCATGCCGAGCCATGACATCCTCAAGCACATCACCGGCCTCGCCGACCAGGCCGCTCGTGTCGTCATCGCCCCGGATGCGGACCTCGGCGGGACTCGGATCGCCACTGCTATCTGGAGCTCGCTCACCCCAAGTGCCCAGCAAAGCTCGATGATTTGTGACGTCGGACTGGCCCCGGCCCACACGCCACAGGAACCCTGGTCGCCAGACAGCCCCGTGTGGGCCGACCTTCGCACGATGCTGTCAAGCCCGGCCGCGCCACTTGCTCAAGGCTGCCTGAGCCGAGGCTACCCAGTCGAGCAAGAGGGCTGCGTTGTCGAAGCCGTGATTGCCCTTCTCAACGCCGAGCTGGGACCTTGA
- a CDS encoding DUF5655 domain-containing protein, protein MADLKIFQRDADGREVELRGSTVARERELQRRVEGALEEMLGVRLLASEYSTGDWHRGRIDTLGLDEDNVPVIIEFKRGRDAGIITQATSYLVWMKAHRHEVEALVRRRLGNKVAGAVDWRRPRVICVAGEFSRHDRAAASLHQREHRVDLVRYRVFGPDLLTLQLVETVPGFGVPMESAELVSEVAAEPEATATLASDQVEVPETLAELYGELDEVLTGAGELEVVVLRHYIAYRRMLNVASVIFRPSASHRAILMYLRLDPDTVKLEDGFTRDVRRIGHLGTGDLEVRIASSADVEKAVPLIRRAVEES, encoded by the coding sequence GTGGCCGATCTGAAGATCTTCCAGCGGGATGCCGATGGCCGTGAGGTCGAGCTGCGAGGCTCGACGGTAGCGCGGGAGCGGGAGCTGCAGCGGCGGGTCGAGGGGGCGCTGGAGGAAATGCTGGGGGTCCGGCTCCTGGCGTCGGAGTACTCGACCGGGGACTGGCACCGAGGGCGGATCGACACGCTTGGTCTGGACGAGGACAACGTCCCAGTGATCATTGAGTTCAAGCGGGGCCGGGACGCCGGCATCATCACGCAGGCGACTTCCTACCTCGTCTGGATGAAGGCACACCGCCACGAGGTGGAGGCGCTGGTGCGCAGACGCCTGGGCAACAAGGTAGCGGGTGCGGTCGACTGGCGACGGCCCCGGGTGATCTGTGTGGCGGGCGAGTTCTCGCGGCACGACCGGGCTGCTGCTTCGCTTCACCAACGGGAGCACCGCGTGGACCTGGTGCGCTATCGGGTGTTCGGCCCGGATCTGCTGACGTTGCAGCTGGTCGAGACCGTCCCTGGGTTCGGCGTTCCCATGGAGTCGGCCGAACTGGTCAGTGAGGTGGCCGCCGAGCCGGAGGCGACGGCGACCCTGGCTTCTGATCAGGTCGAAGTGCCCGAGACTCTGGCAGAGCTGTACGGCGAGCTGGACGAGGTACTGACCGGGGCAGGCGAGCTGGAGGTGGTAGTGCTGAGGCACTACATCGCCTACCGGAGGATGCTGAACGTGGCATCGGTGATCTTCCGTCCGTCGGCGTCGCACCGGGCGATCCTGATGTACCTGCGGCTGGACCCAGACACGGTGAAGCTGGAGGACGGCTTCACGCGCGATGTGCGGAGGATCGGTCACCTGGGGACGGGTGACCTTGAGGTGCGAATCGCCTCGTCGGCGGACGTGGAGAAAGCGGTGCCGCTGATCAGGCGGGCAGTCGAGGAGTCCTGA